The Vibrio pomeroyi genome window below encodes:
- a CDS encoding phosphomannomutase — MLITSQVISDSGIQFGTSGARGLVEQFTPEVCAAFSHAFIGSLEGTYSFQRVAVAIDNRPSSLAMAQATVSAIRTMGYEAIYYGVLPTPALAYSAMQDNIPCIMITGSHIPFDRNGIKFYRPDGEITKANEQAILNAKVEFEAPTLEKLQVSSRAQTQYIKRYTQLFASSFLNGKRIGIYEHSSAGRDLYSILFQELGAEVISLERTDEFIPIDTEAVAEVDKEKARQWSQQYNLDSIFSTDGDGDRPLVADENGEWLRGDILGLLCAEAMNIEALALPVSCNTVIDSSESFKKVTRTKIGSPYVIEAFSKLSEVYKAIAGFEANGGFLLGSDIKINGEILKALPTRDAVLPALILFWAAKDSEISSLLGELEPRFTSSDRIQKFETDRSEAILTKAARQEGHLIHALGFKDLTVINVDTTDGLRLTLSSNDILHLRPSGNAPELRCYAESSTVERAQQIVKQALNTIQNLDMDEW, encoded by the coding sequence ATGCTAATTACATCACAAGTGATCTCAGATTCTGGCATTCAGTTTGGAACAAGTGGGGCTCGGGGGCTCGTTGAGCAATTCACGCCAGAAGTGTGCGCTGCTTTTAGTCATGCGTTTATTGGCAGTCTTGAAGGTACTTATAGCTTTCAAAGAGTCGCTGTTGCTATTGATAATCGTCCAAGCAGCTTGGCAATGGCACAGGCAACTGTTTCAGCTATCAGAACCATGGGATATGAAGCTATCTACTATGGGGTTCTTCCTACTCCTGCGTTAGCATACTCTGCAATGCAAGATAATATCCCTTGTATCATGATCACCGGAAGTCATATTCCATTTGACCGCAATGGAATTAAATTCTATCGACCTGATGGCGAAATCACAAAAGCCAATGAACAAGCGATTCTGAACGCGAAAGTCGAATTTGAAGCACCGACTTTGGAGAAGTTACAAGTATCGTCTAGAGCTCAAACACAGTATATCAAGCGCTATACACAACTGTTCGCTTCTAGTTTCCTGAACGGAAAACGCATTGGTATCTACGAGCACTCTAGTGCCGGGCGTGATTTATATTCAATCTTGTTTCAGGAGTTAGGTGCGGAGGTTATTTCTCTTGAACGTACGGATGAATTTATCCCAATTGATACCGAAGCTGTAGCAGAAGTCGATAAAGAGAAAGCTCGTCAATGGTCCCAACAGTACAATCTAGACTCTATCTTCTCTACGGATGGCGATGGCGACAGGCCGCTAGTCGCTGATGAAAATGGAGAATGGTTAAGGGGGGATATTTTAGGCTTGCTCTGTGCGGAAGCCATGAATATCGAAGCGTTAGCGCTACCAGTAAGCTGTAATACTGTAATTGATTCCTCCGAGTCATTTAAAAAAGTTACTCGAACTAAAATTGGTTCCCCGTATGTAATTGAAGCGTTCTCAAAACTTTCAGAAGTTTACAAAGCAATTGCAGGCTTTGAAGCGAACGGAGGATTCTTACTTGGGAGTGATATAAAGATAAATGGTGAAATTTTAAAGGCTCTACCTACGCGTGATGCTGTGCTTCCTGCTCTTATTCTATTTTGGGCAGCTAAGGATAGTGAAATATCCTCCTTACTTGGTGAGCTTGAGCCTCGTTTTACTAGTAGCGATCGAATTCAAAAATTTGAGACAGACAGGAGTGAGGCCATTCTTACTAAAGCTGCTAGACAAGAAGGTCACTTGATCCATGCTCTAGGGTTTAAAGATTTGACGGTCATAAACGTAGATACAACAGACGGTCTTCGTTTGACATTGAGCTCAAATGATATACTTCACCTTCGTCCTTCTGGCAACGCACCTGAGCTCCGTTGTTACGCAGAGTCATCAACTGTAGAAAGAGCACAACAAATTGTAAAACAAGCGCTGAATACTATTCAAAACCTTGATATGGATGAGTGGTAA
- a CDS encoding glycosyltransferase family 2 protein, which yields MNKKISVVIPMYNAESVIIRAVQSVLNQTIDVDEIIIVDDGSKDNSLNVISDFAVDNSDKNIRVLSKINGGASSARNFGILNAKNEILAFLDSDDEWSNEKLENQIDYILRDDVVLVGGNHFDKSVQRISLKKAQDVNEVTLIDLLFKNYFQTSTVMTKRSIALDFGCFNENQKYAEEGQFYYNLSKYGRMIHINKQLVIYDGGEKSGFGESGLSANIKEMEKGELNNLKYAYSKLDISLLTYLAASFFSILKFVRRFYLVKFKK from the coding sequence GTGAATAAAAAAATATCTGTAGTTATACCGATGTACAATGCCGAATCTGTCATAATAAGAGCGGTACAGTCGGTACTAAACCAGACCATTGACGTTGATGAGATTATTATTGTAGATGATGGTTCGAAAGATAATTCACTCAATGTGATTAGTGACTTTGCTGTTGATAATAGCGATAAAAATATTAGAGTTTTAAGTAAAATAAATGGTGGTGCTTCTTCAGCTCGAAATTTTGGTATTTTAAATGCGAAAAATGAGATATTGGCTTTTCTTGACAGTGATGATGAGTGGAGCAACGAGAAGTTAGAAAATCAAATCGATTATATACTCAGAGATGATGTTGTATTGGTTGGGGGAAATCACTTTGATAAGAGTGTTCAACGCATCTCACTAAAGAAAGCTCAAGATGTTAATGAAGTTACTCTTATAGACTTGTTGTTTAAAAACTACTTTCAGACTTCTACTGTAATGACTAAAAGATCTATAGCTTTAGACTTTGGTTGTTTCAATGAAAATCAAAAATATGCAGAAGAAGGCCAGTTTTATTACAATTTGTCAAAGTATGGAAGAATGATTCACATAAACAAGCAGTTAGTCATTTATGATGGCGGGGAGAAATCTGGATTTGGCGAATCTGGGTTATCTGCTAATATAAAAGAAATGGAAAAAGGGGAATTGAATAACTTAAAGTATGCATATTCTAAACTTGATATTTCATTGTTGACTTATCTAGCTGCTTCTTTTTTTTCTATTTTGAAGTTTGTTCGACGTTTTTATCTGGTGAAATTTAAGAAATGA
- a CDS encoding YjbF family lipoprotein, with product MLKPLIISLGLFLVGCSQQFQDVNSTFDEAFFGNSDVELSKEYIQTLPYSSIYAEVNDQGKIFMVLAYVGENPQTGAEQLKWMSSDKAMIVTENGRIVQTLLLPYENLSGLAFQPLDEYSSANNSSADSSSAFDVSANPGAQKWQAVYDWQPNYRFGYKANITRTYTGNETVETPLASIDTKKFQEKINFPMLEQEITNEYWVDSKGKVVKTIQYLGPDMTRLELTVLKHYQSN from the coding sequence ATGCTTAAACCTCTAATCATATCTCTTGGTCTTTTTCTTGTTGGTTGTTCTCAGCAGTTTCAAGACGTTAATTCTACTTTTGATGAAGCCTTTTTTGGAAACTCCGATGTAGAGTTATCAAAGGAGTACATTCAAACTTTACCTTATTCGAGTATTTATGCGGAAGTAAACGACCAGGGTAAAATCTTCATGGTCTTAGCGTATGTTGGTGAAAACCCGCAAACGGGCGCAGAGCAGTTAAAGTGGATGTCTTCTGACAAAGCGATGATCGTCACTGAAAATGGACGCATCGTACAAACGTTATTGCTTCCTTATGAAAACCTCTCTGGTTTGGCATTCCAACCGTTGGATGAGTACTCGTCTGCAAATAACTCGTCAGCAGACTCTTCTTCTGCGTTTGATGTGTCAGCGAACCCCGGTGCCCAAAAGTGGCAAGCGGTTTACGACTGGCAACCCAACTATCGATTCGGCTATAAAGCAAATATCACCCGAACGTATACGGGAAATGAAACGGTCGAAACACCGTTAGCGTCTATCGATACTAAGAAGTTCCAAGAAAAGATTAACTTCCCTATGTTAGAGCAAGAGATCACCAACGAGTATTGGGTCGACAGCAAAGGCAAAGTGGTCAAAACCATACAGTATTTAGGCCCTGATATGACAAGGCTTGAGTTAACCGTCCTTAAGCATTATCAAAGCAATTAA
- the wecA gene encoding UDP-N-acetylglucosamine--undecaprenyl-phosphate N-acetylglucosaminephosphotransferase has product MLISFLDLSFLFFFSLATIFLMRKVAKKVGLVDKPNIRKLHKGAVPLVGGISICISTLYFLLNNPDILPNSGLYAACILLLVGVGALDDKFDLSFKLRFAVQAALSVAMMVVGGIELNTIGDIFGSGDVVTLGWFGYLVTVLAVVGAINAFNMVDGIDGLLGGLSVVTFGGLGIMLNYDGQYNLAYICLVLVVIIVPYILLNLGAFGRKRKVFMGDAGSMLIGFTVIWLLLLSSQNGTRPPLRPVTALWLIAIPLMDMAAIMIRRIRRGDSPFKPDREHLHHIFQRLGFSSTQTLVVICSIAVLFAGIGIYAEMIGIPEYIMLYTFLSCFLIYLFLLSNIWKITAFLRVKLHKANSGK; this is encoded by the coding sequence GTGCTCATTTCATTTCTTGACCTCTCTTTTTTGTTTTTCTTTTCTCTCGCGACTATTTTTCTAATGCGTAAGGTTGCTAAGAAAGTCGGATTAGTTGACAAACCTAATATACGTAAGCTTCATAAAGGAGCGGTGCCATTAGTTGGTGGAATATCAATATGCATATCAACACTTTACTTTTTGCTTAACAACCCGGACATCTTACCCAACAGTGGTCTTTATGCAGCATGTATCTTACTTCTTGTGGGGGTAGGCGCTCTAGACGACAAGTTTGATTTAAGCTTCAAGCTGCGCTTTGCTGTTCAAGCAGCACTATCTGTTGCGATGATGGTTGTTGGCGGCATTGAACTCAATACTATTGGGGACATTTTTGGTTCTGGAGATGTCGTAACATTGGGCTGGTTTGGCTATCTAGTTACGGTGCTTGCAGTTGTAGGAGCAATCAACGCGTTTAATATGGTTGATGGTATAGACGGGCTTTTAGGTGGGTTATCTGTAGTCACTTTCGGCGGCTTAGGGATCATGCTGAATTATGATGGACAATATAATTTAGCGTATATATGTTTAGTACTCGTAGTAATAATAGTACCGTACATTCTTCTCAACCTAGGTGCTTTTGGCCGAAAAAGAAAGGTTTTCATGGGAGATGCCGGAAGTATGCTCATCGGCTTTACCGTTATCTGGTTGTTATTGCTATCGAGTCAAAATGGTACAAGGCCCCCGCTACGCCCAGTCACTGCCCTATGGTTAATTGCCATACCATTAATGGATATGGCTGCAATTATGATCCGCCGTATTCGACGTGGCGACTCACCATTCAAACCGGACCGTGAGCATTTACACCACATTTTCCAACGTTTGGGGTTTAGCTCTACTCAAACTTTGGTCGTAATCTGCAGTATAGCTGTCTTATTTGCAGGTATAGGTATTTATGCCGAAATGATAGGCATACCAGAGTATATAATGCTTTATACATTTCTAAGTTGCTTTCTCATCTATCTGTTTCTTTTGAGTAATATTTGGAAAATAACCGCTTTTTTAAGGGTTAAGTTACATAAAGCTAACTCTGGTAAATAG
- a CDS encoding glycosyltransferase codes for MKIKILVLNINDIGGIERVAFNMIDMFKKDKSLSNVEIISIHGKSDSSYIKVLSGKDENRKLFRFSKSLEPDTIVLSMYDRFSIKLSLIRSVLKSDFKLYACQHADYFAHRISTRLLRRIFYRGVDKIIALTETDSNLYKKHFSNVYIIPNVLGYYPEHTLKHSDRIIDCAAAGRLVPIKQYDHYYQFLSTIEPLREKQSFKLYGDGPESKKLSDILISNGMVPELIQAGTTKNIYKELNNTKFFFVTSLRESFSMVILEAMASGCVIISYDCPTGPSELIQHGVNGYLVKANDIYGLSDCYKELFENPEICQKVSNNARTTALKYVESNIIKMWKGICE; via the coding sequence ATGAAAATAAAAATACTAGTTCTCAATATTAATGATATTGGAGGTATTGAGCGAGTTGCTTTCAATATGATTGATATGTTTAAGAAAGATAAATCTCTTTCTAATGTTGAAATAATTTCTATTCATGGGAAAAGTGATTCTTCGTATATTAAAGTTCTGAGTGGTAAAGATGAAAATAGGAAACTATTCCGCTTCTCTAAATCTTTAGAACCCGACACCATCGTTTTATCAATGTATGATAGGTTTAGTATTAAACTAAGCCTTATTCGAAGTGTGTTAAAAAGTGATTTTAAGTTATATGCATGTCAGCACGCTGATTATTTTGCGCATCGTATATCAACTAGGTTATTACGTCGCATCTTTTATCGTGGTGTGGATAAGATTATTGCTTTGACTGAAACTGATAGCAACTTATATAAAAAACATTTTTCAAATGTTTATATTATTCCAAACGTTTTAGGGTATTACCCAGAACATACCTTAAAACATAGTGATCGCATTATCGATTGCGCAGCTGCTGGTCGACTTGTGCCTATTAAACAATATGATCACTATTATCAATTCTTGTCAACTATAGAGCCTCTGAGAGAAAAACAATCTTTTAAATTATATGGGGATGGCCCAGAGAGTAAAAAATTAAGTGATATATTGATATCAAATGGTATGGTTCCAGAGCTTATTCAAGCCGGCACAACTAAAAATATTTATAAAGAACTTAATAATACGAAATTTTTCTTTGTAACTTCACTTAGAGAAAGCTTTTCGATGGTAATATTGGAAGCTATGGCAAGCGGATGTGTAATCATTAGTTACGATTGCCCCACTGGACCTAGTGAACTCATACAGCATGGAGTGAATGGTTATTTAGTTAAGGCCAACGACATTTATGGGTTATCTGATTGTTACAAGGAATTATTTGAAAACCCAGAAATTTGTCAAAAAGTTAGCAATAATGCAAGAACTACTGCTTTAAAGTATGTAGAGTCAAATATAATAAAAATGTGGAAAGGTATCTGTGAATAA
- the manA gene encoding mannose-6-phosphate isomerase, class I, whose translation MAMFKLKNRIQNYAWGSKTSMADLFGFDNLENHPQAELWMGAHPGGCSELEPLGELLSDYINKNAHEALGRYTTQRYGQLPFLFKVLAAHTPLSIQVHPNKANSERGFELETKKGIALDANNRNYKDPNHKPELVYALTKYKAMNGFRPIRHIISLFDEIALSSLEVELDALKTTQTKDGLKRFFTALMAFSGAEKLAILNEFQDVFERSNMSVMLQLAIGYSQSFAEYYSDDIGILAPLILNIVELEPGEAMFLHAETPHAYVKGTALEIMASSDNVLRAGLTPKYIDVNELISNTSFESIPLEQLKLTPISVEEQLRFPVPVDDFAFDVINVGHSVKEQYTRSAEILFCIEGEAKICTGGTYLTLRAGDSVFIPYSTSSYCHVGKGKLARAYN comes from the coding sequence ATGGCAATGTTTAAGCTTAAAAATCGGATACAGAATTATGCTTGGGGTAGTAAAACATCCATGGCTGATCTGTTTGGTTTTGACAATTTAGAGAATCATCCACAAGCTGAGCTTTGGATGGGGGCTCATCCAGGCGGGTGCTCTGAGCTTGAACCGTTAGGGGAATTGCTTTCAGACTATATTAACAAAAACGCACATGAGGCTTTGGGGAGATATACAACGCAGCGATATGGTCAGCTTCCATTTTTATTTAAGGTGCTTGCTGCACACACACCACTTTCGATACAAGTTCATCCCAATAAAGCTAATTCGGAGCGTGGCTTTGAATTAGAAACTAAGAAAGGAATTGCACTTGATGCGAACAATCGAAACTATAAAGATCCCAATCATAAGCCCGAGTTGGTATATGCACTAACTAAATACAAAGCAATGAATGGTTTTAGGCCAATTCGACATATTATTTCGTTATTTGATGAGATAGCGCTTTCTTCTCTTGAGGTAGAGCTTGATGCTCTTAAAACTACGCAAACCAAAGATGGGCTTAAGCGCTTTTTTACTGCTCTTATGGCATTCTCCGGTGCGGAAAAGTTAGCAATTCTGAATGAGTTTCAAGATGTTTTTGAGCGTTCAAATATGTCTGTGATGCTTCAGTTGGCGATTGGTTATAGTCAAAGCTTTGCCGAGTATTATAGTGATGATATTGGTATATTGGCACCATTAATCTTAAACATAGTTGAGCTTGAGCCTGGTGAAGCGATGTTTCTTCACGCTGAAACACCTCATGCGTACGTGAAAGGCACAGCGCTTGAGATTATGGCAAGTTCAGATAATGTTCTTCGAGCGGGCTTGACTCCTAAATACATTGATGTCAATGAACTTATTTCAAATACCTCTTTCGAATCTATCCCATTAGAGCAGTTGAAGCTTACTCCAATATCCGTTGAAGAGCAGTTGAGATTTCCAGTACCTGTGGATGATTTTGCTTTTGATGTTATAAATGTGGGGCACTCCGTTAAAGAGCAGTATACTCGCAGTGCCGAAATTTTATTCTGTATTGAAGGTGAGGCGAAAATTTGCACTGGAGGTACTTATTTGACGCTAAGGGCTGGTGATAGCGTATTTATTCCTTATAGTACCTCATCTTACTGCCATGTAGGAAAAGGGAAGCTTGCTCGAGCTTACAACTAA
- a CDS encoding Wzz/FepE/Etk N-terminal domain-containing protein, which produces MKPKTQSQPFPTKSSMMHTDHNELDFRELFKALWDGKLVVILITALFSIASICFALLAQEWWSSSAKITKAQPQNIAAYQQQVRQFQPVFNVYQEDGTVLVSKELDSVGDSKVLFQRFINTFNSANNKRVFLDNSPYFQALKSGLAANGTDLSEVAERTLYSDWFKRITASLENIENHNSPYFVRFQSTTRQGSFDLLSAYIAFTESQIHQDAFNNLQALVSGKRNELIQQKRILETQAKNQLSVETERTKYAVGIARAAGADKPIQSGNENELFSIELGSKGLEAKVKALESVKNLSVIEPRLLQINAKLDMLNNLEVDRNVEFQTFRFLENVQQPISRDKPKRALIVVILTMFGGLIGAACVLIRYACRKKVITPCG; this is translated from the coding sequence GTGAAACCGAAGACCCAATCACAACCATTTCCCACCAAAAGTTCAATGATGCATACAGACCACAATGAACTTGATTTTCGAGAGCTTTTTAAGGCTTTGTGGGACGGTAAGTTAGTAGTTATCTTGATTACAGCTTTATTCAGTATTGCTAGTATCTGCTTTGCATTATTAGCTCAAGAGTGGTGGTCTTCAAGTGCTAAAATCACAAAAGCTCAGCCTCAAAATATAGCTGCTTATCAGCAGCAAGTTAGACAGTTTCAACCTGTTTTCAATGTTTACCAAGAAGATGGTACTGTTTTAGTTAGCAAGGAGCTTGATAGTGTTGGAGACTCCAAAGTTCTCTTCCAGCGTTTTATTAACACTTTTAACTCAGCTAACAATAAACGAGTGTTTTTAGATAACAGCCCATACTTTCAAGCGCTTAAAAGCGGTCTGGCTGCTAATGGTACTGATTTGTCGGAAGTTGCAGAGCGTACTTTATACTCGGATTGGTTTAAAAGAATTACGGCGTCTTTGGAAAATATAGAAAATCATAATTCGCCATATTTTGTGCGTTTTCAATCTACAACAAGACAAGGTAGTTTTGATTTACTCTCCGCTTACATCGCTTTTACGGAATCTCAAATTCACCAAGACGCATTTAACAACTTACAAGCTCTGGTGAGTGGCAAGCGAAATGAGTTAATTCAACAAAAAAGGATTTTGGAAACCCAAGCCAAAAATCAATTGTCGGTTGAAACAGAGCGGACCAAATATGCTGTGGGTATAGCACGCGCAGCTGGTGCCGATAAGCCTATCCAATCAGGTAATGAGAATGAACTATTTAGTATCGAGCTTGGTTCAAAAGGGTTAGAAGCGAAGGTTAAAGCGCTAGAGTCAGTCAAAAACTTGAGTGTTATCGAGCCTCGTTTACTGCAGATAAATGCAAAATTGGATATGTTAAATAATCTTGAAGTTGACCGGAATGTTGAGTTTCAAACATTTCGTTTTTTAGAGAATGTCCAACAACCAATTTCTCGGGATAAACCTAAACGTGCTCTGATTGTTGTTATTTTGACAATGTTTGGTGGGTTGATAGGAGCCGCATGTGTATTGATAAGATATGCGTGCAGAAAAAAGGTTATCACCCCGTGCGGATAG
- a CDS encoding lipopolysaccharide biosynthesis protein → MLDLKLKDKKIALFCPAFFGYDNDIKDTLEGSGAKVFLYDERVFTSTLGRGLVRLGFHRLVSPYIDRFYSENLVNKATELDYILLVNPETVPVDVLKRAKKNNPKIKIITYMWDSFNNKPYSNKYIEVSSSFFTFDPSDAREHNVAFLPLFYVNEYESFDNQEVKYDLAFIGTAHSERFESVSNIVKNFDNKFLFFYCPSYMVFLFKKYIKGELQGLNLSDVSFSSMSRDKVLDLIAKTNTIIDISHPSQIGLTMRTIEMLGAGKKIVTTNSQILSYDFYHPSNILYVDYETSSEEINSFVNAPYSPIESELRRKYSINSWIERLFI, encoded by the coding sequence ATGTTAGACTTAAAGCTCAAAGATAAGAAAATAGCACTTTTTTGCCCTGCTTTTTTTGGTTATGATAATGATATAAAAGATACATTAGAAGGAAGTGGAGCAAAGGTTTTTTTGTATGATGAGCGTGTCTTTACAAGTACTTTAGGTAGAGGCCTTGTTCGCTTAGGTTTTCATCGGTTAGTTAGCCCCTATATTGATAGATTTTATAGCGAAAATCTTGTAAACAAGGCAACAGAATTAGACTATATACTGTTGGTCAACCCCGAAACTGTACCTGTCGATGTTTTAAAAAGAGCCAAGAAAAATAATCCAAAAATTAAAATCATCACTTACATGTGGGACTCCTTTAACAACAAACCTTACTCAAACAAATATATAGAAGTATCATCTTCATTTTTCACATTTGACCCAAGTGATGCTAGAGAACATAATGTGGCTTTTTTGCCTCTTTTTTATGTTAACGAATATGAAAGTTTTGATAATCAAGAGGTTAAGTACGACCTTGCTTTTATTGGAACGGCTCATTCAGAACGATTTGAGTCGGTTTCTAATATCGTAAAAAATTTCGATAACAAATTTTTATTTTTCTACTGCCCTAGTTATATGGTTTTTCTTTTTAAGAAATATATAAAAGGTGAGTTGCAAGGCTTGAATTTATCCGATGTCTCCTTCTCGTCGATGAGTAGAGATAAAGTGTTAGATTTAATCGCGAAAACTAATACAATAATAGACATTAGCCATCCATCTCAAATCGGTCTAACGATGAGAACTATTGAGATGCTAGGCGCAGGAAAGAAAATAGTTACGACGAATAGTCAAATATTATCTTATGACTTTTATCATCCGAGTAATATATTGTATGTGGATTATGAAACTTCTTCAGAAGAAATTAATTCTTTCGTCAATGCACCTTACTCTCCAATCGAGAGTGAACTTCGCAGAAAATACAGTATTAACTCTTGGATTGAGAGGCTTTTTATATGA
- a CDS encoding capsule biosynthesis GfcC family protein gives MMNYISHASKMTGRRLPVVRALLMMSALFALSSASAASNFVTPDGSSLVKTTIELPLQGVTLEYKANVRLLQVLDDANVSSNVNDNRGIGYFPLSSQLFDKTNTKANEPNIANKDIEAKKRNVFNQLDAFSAEEPEAKLVKQQLASFQYLNRVFIELDRNAVISQSDKNPLLVSSSQTHKSSGSQTQAFSLYLPQRPTSIQLMGAMKESVTMNLIEHGTLNNYLDALPNGFVGESADKSVAYVVQPDGVVQTIQYAYWNKQPVYLAPGAIVFMAFYSLPSEYSTLNQDIVDLLRHKVGL, from the coding sequence ATGATGAATTATATTAGTCACGCATCAAAAATGACGGGGCGTCGGTTGCCAGTAGTGAGAGCTCTGTTAATGATGAGCGCTTTGTTTGCTTTGAGCTCCGCTTCTGCGGCTTCTAATTTTGTTACACCTGATGGCTCTTCTTTAGTAAAAACAACAATTGAGCTTCCTCTTCAAGGTGTGACGCTTGAGTATAAAGCTAATGTTCGACTACTTCAGGTATTAGACGACGCGAATGTTAGCTCTAACGTGAACGATAACAGAGGTATTGGTTACTTCCCTCTTTCATCTCAACTGTTTGATAAAACCAATACTAAAGCTAACGAACCTAATATAGCTAACAAAGATATCGAAGCCAAAAAGCGCAATGTATTTAACCAACTTGACGCTTTCTCGGCAGAAGAGCCAGAAGCAAAATTAGTAAAGCAACAATTAGCTTCTTTCCAATATCTCAATCGAGTTTTTATTGAATTGGACCGCAATGCGGTTATCTCGCAATCAGATAAGAATCCGTTGCTTGTTTCAAGTTCTCAGACTCACAAGTCGTCAGGCAGTCAAACTCAAGCCTTTTCTCTGTACTTACCACAACGACCAACTTCCATTCAGTTGATGGGGGCAATGAAAGAGTCGGTAACAATGAATCTGATTGAGCATGGAACATTGAATAATTATCTAGATGCATTACCGAACGGTTTTGTTGGTGAATCCGCAGATAAAAGCGTGGCGTATGTTGTTCAGCCAGATGGAGTGGTACAAACCATTCAATACGCTTACTGGAACAAACAGCCGGTTTACTTAGCACCAGGTGCCATCGTGTTTATGGCGTTTTACTCTTTGCCATCGGAATACTCAACGTTGAACCAAGATATTGTCGATTTGCTACGTCATAAGGTTGGCTTGTAA
- a CDS encoding mannose-1-phosphate guanylyltransferase/mannose-6-phosphate isomerase, translated as MSNILPVILAGGSGSRLWPMSRTHYPKQFLPLTNETTMLQDTILRLGGLEHGPVSLICNEAHRFLVAEQLRSNNIEHSGIILEPFGRNTAPAVALAALRAIENEQNPILLVLAADHLIKNEQAFRETLAIAKPLAESGKLVTFGIVPTKPETGYGYIRGGHEIDESGLYSVDTFVEKPNRVVAEQYLKDGGYYWNSGMFMFTASRYLEELEKFRPDILAVVKKAYSGSNFDLDFIRLDEEVFAKCPDESIDYAVMEKTSDAVVCPMDVGWSDVGAWSSLWEVSDKDCNGNVVKGDVLTDNTHNCYINSPHRLVATVGVNDLVVVDTKDALLVAHRDEVQNVKNIVSNLKAKERTEFLHHREVYRPWGKHEYIAGGNRYHVKKVIVKPSEKTAMQLHYHRSEHWVVVSGTAKVYRGSDEYVITENESIYIPVGEEHCFENPGKLPLEIIEVRSGSYLGEDDIVRTPRQGEGY; from the coding sequence ATGAGCAATATTTTACCCGTTATTTTAGCTGGAGGTTCAGGTTCGCGATTGTGGCCGATGTCTCGCACTCATTATCCGAAGCAGTTTTTACCACTGACAAACGAAACCACAATGTTGCAGGATACTATCCTTCGATTGGGTGGGCTTGAACATGGTCCAGTGTCGTTAATCTGTAATGAAGCACATCGTTTTTTAGTGGCTGAGCAATTGCGTTCCAATAACATTGAGCACTCTGGGATAATCTTAGAACCTTTTGGACGTAACACGGCACCTGCAGTCGCTTTGGCTGCTTTGAGAGCAATTGAAAACGAACAAAACCCGATATTATTGGTATTGGCAGCCGATCATTTGATAAAAAATGAGCAAGCATTTAGAGAAACATTGGCAATCGCGAAACCACTTGCCGAGAGTGGGAAGCTCGTAACTTTTGGTATAGTTCCTACCAAACCTGAAACTGGCTATGGCTATATCCGAGGAGGTCATGAGATCGATGAGAGTGGGCTTTACTCTGTTGATACCTTTGTTGAGAAGCCGAACCGCGTTGTAGCTGAACAATATTTAAAAGACGGTGGATATTACTGGAACAGTGGAATGTTTATGTTCACTGCCTCTCGTTATTTGGAAGAACTTGAGAAGTTTCGTCCGGATATTTTGGCTGTCGTAAAAAAAGCCTACTCAGGTTCTAACTTTGATCTTGATTTTATTCGTTTGGATGAAGAGGTATTTGCTAAATGCCCTGACGAGTCTATTGACTACGCTGTAATGGAAAAAACGAGCGATGCTGTCGTTTGTCCGATGGATGTTGGTTGGAGCGATGTTGGAGCATGGTCATCACTTTGGGAAGTCAGTGATAAAGATTGCAATGGCAACGTTGTAAAAGGTGACGTCTTAACTGATAACACCCACAATTGTTACATTAACTCACCACATCGATTAGTTGCGACTGTCGGTGTAAATGATCTCGTTGTTGTTGATACTAAAGACGCATTATTAGTAGCACATCGAGATGAGGTTCAAAACGTCAAAAATATAGTGTCAAACTTAAAGGCCAAAGAACGAACCGAATTCTTACATCATCGCGAAGTATATCGCCCTTGGGGTAAGCACGAATATATTGCCGGAGGCAATCGCTATCATGTAAAAAAAGTTATTGTAAAACCGAGTGAGAAGACGGCTATGCAATTACACTATCACCGTTCAGAGCACTGGGTTGTTGTGTCTGGAACAGCTAAAGTATATAGAGGTAGCGATGAGTACGTTATCACCGAAAATGAATCGATTTATATACCTGTTGGTGAAGAGCACTGTTTTGAGAACCCAGGGAAGTTACCTTTGGAAATTATTGAGGTCAGATCAGGTAGCTATTTAGGTGAAGATGATATCGTAAGAACACCCCGCCAGGGTGAGGGTTACTAA